In the Calditrichota bacterium genome, one interval contains:
- the gltB gene encoding glutamate synthase large subunit, which translates to MGQYLKRQGLYDPTYEHDACGVAFVVNINGKKEHSIIDGGLEMLCNLEHRGAVGGDQKTGDGAGMMVQIPHEFFNKVLNFPLPEPGKYGVAFLFLPKEKKKYSAVQEMVKNTISQEGGKILGWREVPVNPDCLGDFAKKTLPSFWQLFITFEELNDDELTRKLFVTRKCLENDAAKKDMDINDFYISSLSAHTIIYKGMFVSTQFTSFYPDLTDEDFVSAMAMVHQRYSTNTFPSWPLAQPFRFVAHNGEINTLRGNINKISAQDSGLSSKLFGDDIKKIIPVVTPNASDSASFDNVFELLTLSGRSLEHSMMMMVPEAFGPKYHISSDKRAFFEYHAAIMDPWDGPAALTFSDGVKIGAYLDRNGLRPGRYIITKSGRLVLASEVGVLQIEPADVLEKGRLAPGKMLVVDTQKQRVIKDNEIKSTISRWKPYRRWLDEHKIELKGLFQIPGPVGFDEKTIITRLRAFGYTLEDLKQVITPMVNNSQEPLGSMGNDAALAVLSKRPQLLYNYFKQMFAQVTNPPIDPYRENLVMSLMSFVGRERNLLDETPEHCHQLKLHHPMLTNDDIERLKKTDFRGFKVSTVPMLFDIRKHNNVLEEGLRHMCQKVENKIDKGYSMVILSDREMSKSKAAIPALLAVSTVHQHLVRVSKRHLAALIVETGEAREVHHFATLLSYGASGINPYLVFESMRLLGERGYISSHLSMPSSIMHYITAVNKGLLKVMSKMGISTLRGYRHAQTYEALGLSDEFVEKYFPGTATRIGGIGLEIIEREARERHISAFKASTVSEERLNSGGNLAYRQSTEQRLFSPEAVVLLQKAVRENNSKAFSEYSSLINDHNKNLCTLRGLFHFKKTKPVPIEDVEAAESIVKRFVTSAMSLGSISNEAHETMAIAMNRIGAKSNSGEGGEDEIRYKPLPNGDSKKSKVKQIASARFGVTSNYLVNSEELQIKMAQGAKPGEGGQLPGFKVDEMIAKMRHSTPGVMLISPPPHHDIYSIEDLAQLIFDLKNANRDARVSVKLVSEVGVGTVAAGVAKAKADMVLISGGDGGTGASPLSSIKYAGSSWEIGLAETQQVLVMNKLRDRIRIQVDGQIKTGRDVVVGALIGAEEFGFGTTALVSMGCIMMRKCHQNTCPVGVATQNPELRKRFSGQPEHVINFMFLIANEVRELMAQLGFRSFDEMVGRVDILQVNKAIEHYKTKGLDFSRIFYQPKANGSSLTFKDKQDTDFSQSMDLSLIIQAGPAIEKKERVEIEKQIRNFNRTVGAMLSSEISKKYGSTGLAEDTIKANFSGSAGQSFGAFLAPGITFRLEGDANDYFGKGLSGGKLIIRPPKGSAFSAHRNIITGNVNLFGATSGQAYIRGMAGERFAVRNSGAIAVVEGVGDHACEYMTGGRVIVLGKTGVNFAAGMSGGIAYVLDENQLFDTRCNLEMVDIEVVSNKQDSGFLYAIIKRHVEYTGSRYASRILESWDEMLPLFVKVIPVEYRKALQRMETESVEEGFIAMTEEVYR; encoded by the coding sequence ATGGGACAATATTTAAAGAGACAAGGACTTTACGATCCAACATATGAACATGACGCATGTGGAGTGGCTTTTGTTGTAAATATTAATGGTAAAAAAGAACACTCCATAATTGATGGCGGCCTGGAAATGTTATGTAACCTGGAACACCGTGGTGCAGTTGGAGGTGATCAAAAAACAGGTGATGGCGCCGGTATGATGGTACAAATCCCACATGAATTTTTTAATAAAGTTCTAAACTTTCCTTTACCGGAGCCCGGAAAATATGGTGTTGCCTTTCTCTTTTTGCCAAAAGAAAAAAAGAAGTATTCTGCCGTACAGGAAATGGTAAAAAATACAATTAGCCAAGAAGGTGGCAAAATCCTTGGTTGGCGTGAAGTGCCCGTCAATCCTGATTGCCTCGGTGATTTTGCAAAAAAGACACTGCCCTCTTTCTGGCAATTGTTTATAACCTTCGAGGAATTGAATGATGACGAATTGACCCGAAAATTGTTTGTTACGCGCAAATGCCTGGAAAACGATGCAGCCAAAAAAGATATGGATATTAATGATTTTTATATTTCCTCTCTTTCTGCACACACCATTATTTATAAAGGCATGTTTGTCTCAACACAGTTTACCTCATTTTACCCAGACCTTACCGATGAAGATTTTGTAAGTGCCATGGCCATGGTCCATCAACGCTATAGTACAAATACTTTTCCATCATGGCCTCTGGCCCAGCCTTTCCGGTTTGTAGCCCATAACGGAGAAATAAATACTCTTCGTGGAAATATTAACAAGATTTCTGCACAGGATTCAGGTCTCAGCTCCAAACTGTTTGGCGATGATATAAAAAAGATTATTCCGGTTGTTACACCAAATGCAAGCGACTCGGCCAGTTTTGATAATGTATTTGAATTGTTAACACTCAGTGGACGTTCGTTGGAACACTCCATGATGATGATGGTTCCGGAAGCCTTTGGCCCCAAGTATCATATCAGTAGTGATAAAAGAGCTTTTTTTGAATATCACGCGGCCATTATGGATCCATGGGACGGACCGGCAGCATTAACCTTTTCAGACGGAGTAAAGATTGGTGCGTATTTGGACAGAAATGGTCTAAGGCCCGGACGCTATATAATCACTAAAAGCGGCAGGCTTGTTTTAGCTTCGGAGGTTGGGGTTTTACAAATTGAACCGGCAGATGTGCTGGAAAAGGGTCGGCTTGCCCCGGGAAAAATGCTGGTTGTAGATACACAGAAACAACGTGTTATTAAGGACAATGAAATTAAATCAACCATCTCGCGCTGGAAACCATACAGACGCTGGCTGGATGAACATAAAATCGAATTAAAAGGGCTTTTCCAAATACCCGGACCGGTTGGCTTTGATGAAAAAACGATCATAACACGTCTACGCGCTTTTGGCTATACCCTGGAAGACTTGAAGCAGGTTATTACGCCAATGGTTAATAACTCGCAGGAACCGCTTGGCTCCATGGGGAACGATGCTGCGCTGGCTGTACTTTCAAAAAGGCCGCAGCTGCTTTATAATTATTTTAAACAGATGTTTGCACAGGTTACCAACCCGCCCATCGATCCATATCGCGAAAACCTGGTGATGTCCTTAATGAGTTTTGTGGGCCGTGAGCGAAACTTGCTTGATGAAACACCCGAGCATTGCCACCAGCTAAAGCTGCATCACCCCATGTTAACAAATGATGATATCGAACGATTAAAAAAGACAGATTTTAGAGGATTCAAGGTTAGCACGGTCCCGATGCTTTTTGATATCAGGAAGCATAATAATGTGCTGGAAGAAGGGCTTAGGCACATGTGCCAGAAGGTGGAAAACAAGATCGACAAAGGTTACTCGATGGTTATTTTGAGTGATCGGGAAATGAGCAAATCGAAAGCGGCAATTCCTGCTTTACTGGCAGTTTCAACCGTACATCAACATCTTGTACGTGTTTCTAAAAGGCACTTAGCTGCGCTGATTGTAGAAACTGGAGAAGCGCGTGAGGTTCATCATTTTGCAACACTGCTTTCTTACGGCGCCAGTGGAATAAATCCTTACCTTGTATTTGAGTCTATGCGTCTGTTAGGTGAAAGAGGGTATATCAGTAGTCATCTTTCCATGCCATCCTCAATTATGCATTATATAACTGCGGTCAACAAAGGTTTGCTCAAAGTTATGTCAAAAATGGGCATCTCCACTTTGCGGGGTTACCGCCACGCTCAAACTTATGAGGCCCTTGGGCTTAGTGATGAATTTGTTGAAAAATATTTCCCCGGAACAGCCACACGCATTGGAGGAATCGGGCTGGAAATAATAGAACGTGAAGCCCGGGAAAGACATATCAGCGCTTTTAAAGCCAGTACTGTTTCAGAAGAGAGGCTTAACTCCGGTGGAAATTTGGCTTATCGGCAATCTACTGAACAACGTCTTTTTTCACCAGAGGCTGTGGTTCTATTACAAAAGGCGGTCAGGGAAAATAACTCAAAAGCCTTCTCAGAGTATTCATCTTTAATTAACGACCACAACAAAAATCTCTGTACACTTCGTGGGTTGTTTCATTTCAAAAAAACAAAACCTGTACCAATTGAAGATGTTGAAGCGGCTGAATCTATTGTCAAAAGATTTGTAACATCGGCAATGTCTTTAGGCTCAATTAGCAATGAAGCACATGAGACGATGGCCATTGCCATGAACAGGATTGGGGCTAAAAGTAATTCCGGTGAAGGTGGTGAAGACGAGATTCGCTACAAACCATTGCCCAATGGCGATAGTAAAAAAAGCAAAGTAAAACAAATTGCTTCCGCACGTTTTGGTGTTACAAGCAACTATCTTGTAAACTCAGAAGAGCTGCAGATTAAAATGGCTCAGGGAGCAAAGCCCGGAGAAGGCGGTCAACTTCCTGGCTTTAAAGTAGATGAAATGATTGCAAAAATGCGCCATTCTACACCAGGTGTGATGCTTATTTCACCACCACCCCACCACGACATATATTCCATTGAGGATCTGGCCCAACTTATTTTTGACCTCAAAAATGCTAATCGTGATGCGCGTGTTTCTGTTAAACTGGTTTCTGAAGTTGGTGTGGGAACCGTTGCGGCTGGTGTTGCCAAAGCCAAGGCAGACATGGTGCTTATCAGCGGAGGAGATGGAGGAACCGGTGCATCGCCACTTTCATCTATTAAATATGCCGGCTCCAGTTGGGAGATTGGTTTGGCAGAAACGCAACAGGTTTTAGTGATGAATAAATTGCGTGACCGCATCCGTATCCAGGTGGACGGACAAATTAAAACGGGGCGTGATGTTGTAGTCGGCGCATTAATAGGTGCAGAAGAATTTGGTTTTGGTACAACCGCCCTTGTTTCAATGGGCTGTATTATGATGCGCAAATGTCACCAGAATACCTGTCCGGTAGGCGTTGCAACGCAAAACCCGGAGTTACGCAAAAGATTTAGCGGGCAGCCGGAACATGTTATAAATTTCATGTTCTTAATCGCAAATGAGGTTCGGGAATTAATGGCCCAACTTGGGTTTCGTAGTTTTGATGAAATGGTCGGCCGTGTGGATATTCTTCAAGTTAACAAAGCCATTGAGCATTATAAGACAAAGGGTTTGGATTTCTCAAGAATTTTTTATCAGCCTAAGGCAAATGGCAGTTCATTAACTTTTAAAGATAAACAGGATACGGATTTCTCACAATCAATGGATTTATCGTTGATTATACAGGCCGGGCCCGCCATTGAAAAAAAAGAGCGGGTTGAAATTGAAAAGCAAATAAGAAACTTTAACCGCACTGTAGGCGCGATGCTAAGCAGTGAAATCTCAAAAAAATATGGATCAACAGGTTTAGCCGAAGATACTATCAAAGCAAATTTTAGCGGTTCTGCAGGACAAAGCTTTGGCGCCTTTCTCGCTCCGGGAATAACGTTCCGGCTGGAAGGTGATGCCAATGATTATTTTGGCAAAGGATTATCTGGTGGGAAATTAATTATTCGACCACCAAAAGGCTCGGCCTTTTCTGCTCACAGAAATATTATTACAGGAAATGTAAACCTGTTTGGGGCAACCAGCGGGCAGGCTTATATCCGTGGAATGGCTGGTGAACGGTTTGCTGTTCGAAACAGCGGAGCGATTGCAGTTGTTGAAGGTGTTGGAGATCATGCCTGCGAATATATGACCGGCGGGCGTGTGATTGTTCTCGGAAAAACCGGTGTAAACTTTGCAGCTGGAATGAGTGGTGGGATTGCTTATGTGCTGGATGAAAACCAGCTTTTTGATACACGATGTAATCTTGAAATGGTTGACATTGAAGTTGTAAGTAATAAACAGGATAGCGGATTTTTGTACGCGATTATAAAAAGACATGTTGAATATACTGGAAGCCGATATGCCAGCAGAATCCTGGAAAGCTGGGATGAAATGCTACCACTTTTTGTAAAGGTAATTCCAGTTGAATACAGAAAAGCTCTACAACGAATGGAGACTGAATCCGTTGAAGAAGGTTTTATCGCCATGACAGAGGAGGTTTACAGATAA
- a CDS encoding sigma 54-interacting transcriptional regulator, which yields MPDILAEKFSILVKINKAVSSTLDLNTSFLETLDILQESYDVKSGAIFLFDEDNKYLKIAASVGYDVNTKKTKYKPGKGLTGQIAESGKPIVVPQVSKEPQFLNRLSSWDPDSDEEQSFIGVPIISDYTTLGALVISLPYNEKRDYVIEKQFLTLVASSLLQQISLRKEMESERQKLKNENVVLRYKLQEEHNFKNIIGNSNAMQEMYEQIIQVTNSNTTVLIRGESGTGKELVARAIHFNSSRSENSFVKVNCAAIPENLIESEFFGHEKGAFTGALTQKKGRFELSDKGTIFLDEIGDLSPMTQVKLLRVLQEKEFDRVGGTKTIKVNTRVIAATNADLEKLLEKGVFREDLYYRLNVFSINIPPLRDRKTDILLLADHFMLKYARQQNKSIRRISTPAIDMLMSYHWPGNVRELENCIERATLVCNDNVIHSFNLPPSLQTAESSDTIKHISLKESVSTFEKELIQDMLKTTKGNKVKAARMLNSTERIFGYKIKTYGIDVSRYKNSADTK from the coding sequence ATGCCGGATATATTAGCTGAAAAGTTTTCAATACTTGTTAAAATAAACAAAGCGGTTAGCAGTACGCTGGATTTAAATACATCATTTTTGGAAACACTAGACATTTTGCAGGAATCCTATGATGTGAAATCCGGTGCTATTTTTCTTTTTGATGAAGATAATAAATACCTGAAAATAGCTGCTTCGGTAGGATATGATGTTAACACGAAAAAGACAAAATATAAGCCGGGCAAAGGCCTAACCGGGCAGATTGCAGAATCAGGAAAACCAATTGTAGTACCTCAAGTTAGCAAGGAACCTCAATTCTTAAACCGTCTTAGTTCCTGGGATCCCGACAGCGATGAAGAGCAAAGTTTTATCGGCGTACCAATAATCTCGGATTATACAACATTAGGTGCCCTTGTAATTAGTCTTCCTTATAATGAGAAGCGCGACTACGTAATTGAAAAACAATTTTTAACATTAGTCGCTTCATCACTTTTACAGCAAATATCTTTAAGAAAAGAAATGGAATCTGAAAGGCAAAAACTAAAAAATGAAAATGTCGTCTTGCGCTACAAACTTCAGGAAGAACACAATTTTAAAAATATTATTGGCAACAGCAACGCCATGCAAGAGATGTACGAACAAATCATTCAAGTAACCAATTCTAATACTACTGTTTTAATCAGGGGCGAGTCTGGTACAGGCAAAGAGCTTGTTGCAAGAGCCATACATTTTAATTCATCCAGAAGTGAAAACAGTTTTGTAAAAGTAAATTGCGCCGCTATCCCGGAAAACCTTATCGAATCTGAATTTTTTGGCCATGAAAAGGGCGCTTTTACCGGAGCGCTTACTCAAAAAAAAGGACGTTTTGAGTTGTCTGATAAAGGGACCATTTTCCTTGACGAAATTGGTGATTTAAGCCCCATGACCCAAGTTAAACTTCTGCGTGTTTTACAGGAAAAAGAATTTGATCGCGTTGGAGGAACTAAAACAATAAAGGTTAATACACGAGTTATTGCGGCAACAAACGCCGATCTAGAAAAGTTGTTAGAAAAAGGAGTTTTTAGGGAAGACCTGTATTACCGGCTGAATGTTTTTTCAATTAATATACCGCCTTTAAGAGATAGAAAAACAGACATCCTTTTACTTGCAGATCACTTCATGCTGAAATATGCACGGCAACAAAACAAGTCTATTCGCAGAATTTCAACGCCGGCAATTGATATGCTTATGAGCTACCACTGGCCGGGTAATGTCCGCGAATTAGAAAACTGCATAGAGCGGGCAACACTAGTTTGTAATGACAATGTAATTCATAGCTTCAATTTACCACCTTCTTTGCAAACTGCAGAGAGCAGCGATACAATAAAACATATCTCCTTAAAAGAATCTGTCTCGACATTTGAAAAAGAACTAATCCAGGATATGTTAAAAACAACAAAGGGTAATAAAGTTAAGGCGGCGCGGATGCTAAACTCAACAGAGAGGATTTTTGGTTACAAAATTAAAACGTATGGGATAGATGTATCCCGCTATAAGAATTCAGCCGATACCAAATAA
- a CDS encoding P-II family nitrogen regulator, which produces MKLIIAYIQPEKLNSVKQALFERQIYKMSVTNALGCGEQEGYHENYRGADIEVNLLKKIRLEIAINAEFLQAAIEGITTGARTGEIGDGKIFVHELEDCIRIRTGKNGQKAIG; this is translated from the coding sequence GTGAAGTTAATTATCGCCTATATACAACCAGAAAAACTCAATTCGGTTAAGCAGGCTTTGTTTGAACGGCAAATATATAAGATGTCTGTTACCAATGCGCTTGGTTGTGGTGAACAGGAAGGCTATCATGAAAATTATCGTGGTGCAGATATTGAAGTAAACCTGCTTAAAAAAATCAGATTGGAAATTGCAATCAATGCAGAATTTTTGCAGGCAGCTATTGAAGGAATTACGACGGGTGCACGGACAGGAGAAATTGGTGATGGCAAAATATTTGTTCATGAACTGGAAGATTGTATTCGCATTCGCACTGGTAAAAATGGACAGAAGGCTATCGGGTAA
- the amt gene encoding ammonium transporter encodes MSLKKILMFIIINLFFTTLGAALAQEALIDSAQIVEEHSLTEKSGVEEVMFTINNVWMMVAIFLVFIMHLGFASLEAGLTRAKNTVNILFKNTAIISIGLLSYTLMGFNLMYPGEFLSGLKLLGFSGFGIGTDAAGITSSYNVGYTYWTDFLFQGMFAATAATIVSGAVAERIKLSSFMVFSTLYISIVYPIIGSWGWGAGWLSDLNFHDFAGSTYVHSVGGWAALAGVLALGPRHGKYINGTIRPIMGHNMPLATIGVFLLWLGWFGFNGGSVLSADPGGVSFVLVTTCLAAAAGIIGAMFTSWTVQKKPDLSMVLNGSLAGLVGITAGADLVSITSAIIIGLVAGIIVVLAVELIDRLHLDDPVGAISVHLICGVWGTLAVGIFSSEFTFLTQLTGVLAAGAFSFIAAYVLFYLLKITIGIRVSLEEEMSGLDIGEHGMEAYAGFQIFTTQ; translated from the coding sequence ATGAGTTTGAAAAAGATTTTAATGTTTATAATAATCAACCTGTTTTTTACAACACTCGGTGCTGCTCTTGCGCAGGAGGCACTTATAGACTCTGCACAAATTGTTGAGGAACATTCTTTAACCGAAAAATCAGGTGTAGAAGAAGTTATGTTTACAATAAACAATGTTTGGATGATGGTGGCAATTTTTCTTGTTTTTATTATGCACCTGGGATTTGCCTCTTTGGAAGCAGGACTAACCAGAGCCAAAAATACAGTAAATATATTGTTTAAAAATACGGCTATAATTTCGATTGGATTGCTATCATACACCTTGATGGGTTTTAACTTGATGTACCCGGGTGAATTTTTATCTGGATTAAAACTGCTGGGATTTTCCGGTTTTGGAATAGGTACCGATGCAGCAGGAATTACCAGTTCATATAATGTAGGGTACACATATTGGACCGATTTTTTATTTCAGGGGATGTTTGCTGCGACTGCGGCCACGATTGTTTCCGGTGCTGTGGCTGAACGAATTAAGTTAAGCAGCTTCATGGTTTTCTCAACACTTTACATTTCCATAGTTTACCCCATAATCGGGTCATGGGGCTGGGGAGCTGGCTGGTTAAGTGATTTAAATTTTCATGATTTTGCCGGTTCCACTTATGTGCACTCTGTGGGAGGGTGGGCCGCCCTGGCAGGAGTTTTAGCTCTTGGACCAAGACACGGAAAGTATATAAATGGTACCATTAGACCAATTATGGGCCATAATATGCCATTGGCAACAATTGGAGTATTTTTGCTTTGGCTTGGCTGGTTTGGTTTTAACGGCGGTTCTGTACTTTCGGCTGATCCGGGCGGCGTTTCTTTTGTACTGGTTACCACATGTCTTGCAGCAGCTGCCGGGATAATTGGTGCTATGTTTACATCCTGGACAGTGCAGAAAAAACCGGATTTAAGTATGGTTCTTAATGGCTCACTTGCCGGGTTAGTTGGAATTACTGCGGGTGCTGATTTGGTCTCTATAACATCCGCAATAATCATCGGATTAGTTGCCGGAATAATTGTTGTACTTGCCGTGGAATTAATAGACCGGTTACATCTGGATGATCCTGTTGGGGCAATTTCTGTTCACTTGATTTGTGGGGTTTGGGGTACATTAGCCGTTGGGATTTTCTCATCAGAATTTACTTTCCTGACCCAGTTAACAGGTGTTCTCGCGGCGGGAGCATTTTCTTTTATCGCAGCATACGTTCTATTCTATTTATTGAAAATAACAATTGGCATCCGTGTTAGTCTGGAAGAGGAAATGAGTGGTCTCGATATTGGCGAACATGGAATGGAAGCATATGCAGGTTTTCAGATTTTTACAACACAGTAA
- a CDS encoding aldehyde dehydrogenase, with protein sequence MTKNNLPFEGLAIDGLRVKGSNDEVVDIFDPSNGNKIASVAQASAADVDYTVKKANQRFEKGDWKSMDSRSRGQLLQKVADLIRDKQDFLATIESRNAGKPINAAMGEIGAAANCFEYYAGAVNKFHGQTIPGAAGGTLLTFQEPLGVCALITPWNFPFLITCWKVAPALAMGNCVVIKPAGVTPLSALALADLIAEAGIPPGVVNVLPGSGSLAGEALIKHPLVRKISFTGSTEIGTHIMKTAADGIKRVSLELGGKSANIVFADTDLDTCIEPSLFSVFDNAGQDCCSRSRFLVEEKIFDSFVTKFVERTKNMKIGPTTSAKTEMGPLITANHRSSVCNYLDIGDKEGAERLCGGEIPQGNELSNGNYLTPAVYVNVKSDMRIMQEEIFGPVVCIMPFKTEEQAVSLANDSPYGLSGSIWTRDIGRALRVARSFETGMISINSSSSVHIEAPFGGMKQSGIGREQGMIALQHYSEPKTVFIAND encoded by the coding sequence ATGACAAAAAACAATCTCCCGTTCGAAGGGCTTGCCATTGATGGACTTCGTGTAAAAGGCAGTAATGATGAAGTCGTAGATATTTTTGATCCATCCAATGGAAATAAAATTGCCAGTGTTGCCCAGGCTTCTGCAGCGGACGTGGACTACACAGTAAAAAAAGCCAACCAAAGATTTGAAAAAGGCGATTGGAAATCCATGGACTCGCGCAGCAGGGGCCAGCTATTGCAAAAAGTGGCTGATCTTATACGTGATAAACAGGATTTTCTGGCAACGATTGAATCTCGAAACGCAGGTAAACCAATCAATGCTGCCATGGGTGAAATCGGCGCAGCAGCAAATTGTTTTGAATACTATGCCGGTGCCGTAAACAAATTTCATGGTCAGACAATTCCCGGAGCAGCAGGTGGGACTCTATTAACTTTTCAAGAACCACTTGGTGTGTGTGCTCTTATCACACCCTGGAACTTTCCCTTTTTAATTACATGCTGGAAAGTTGCGCCGGCTTTGGCTATGGGCAATTGCGTTGTCATTAAACCAGCCGGTGTTACACCTTTAAGTGCATTAGCCCTGGCCGATTTGATTGCCGAGGCTGGCATTCCACCTGGCGTCGTAAATGTATTGCCCGGTTCCGGAAGTTTAGCCGGGGAAGCTCTTATAAAACATCCGCTTGTGCGCAAGATTTCATTTACAGGTTCTACAGAAATTGGCACCCATATTATGAAAACTGCCGCCGATGGTATTAAACGGGTCTCGCTGGAATTGGGTGGGAAATCGGCAAATATTGTTTTTGCAGATACTGATTTGGATACATGCATCGAACCATCTCTCTTTTCCGTTTTTGATAATGCCGGGCAGGATTGCTGTTCAAGAAGCCGTTTTTTAGTTGAAGAAAAAATATTTGATTCATTTGTGACCAAGTTTGTAGAACGCACAAAAAATATGAAGATCGGACCAACCACTTCAGCCAAGACCGAAATGGGTCCGTTGATTACTGCCAATCACCGAAGCTCTGTTTGCAACTATCTGGATATTGGCGACAAGGAAGGTGCGGAAAGGTTGTGCGGGGGTGAGATTCCACAAGGTAATGAACTATCAAATGGAAATTATTTGACACCCGCCGTATACGTAAATGTAAAGTCTGATATGCGCATTATGCAGGAGGAAATCTTTGGACCTGTAGTATGCATTATGCCATTTAAGACTGAGGAGCAGGCCGTTTCCCTGGCAAATGACAGTCCGTATGGTTTGTCTGGTTCCATCTGGACAAGAGACATTGGCCGGGCTTTGCGTGTTGCACGTTCATTTGAAACCGGTATGATTTCAATCAACAGCAGCAGCAGTGTGCATATCGAAGCTCCCTTTGGCGGAATGAAACAGAGCGGTATTGGCCGTGAACAGGGGATGATTGCCCTTCAGCATTACAGTGAGCCTAAAACAGTTTTTATTGCAAATGACTAA
- a CDS encoding glucose 1-dehydrogenase: MRLKDKVAVITGAASGIGMETCLLFAEQGAKIVAVDINEKDGLQTVEKIEKNGGKAVFVKADVSSNTDCKNMIEVAISEFGKLDILFNNAGIMHSKDDDAVNTAEDVFDKTYAINVKGVFFGCKFAIPVMRKNGKGVIINTASFVAKLGAATPQIAYTASKGAVLALTRELAVVHARENIRVNALCPGPLKTELLMKFLDTEEKKQRRLVHVPMGRFGLAKEMAQAALYLASDESSYVTGTEFMVDGGITSAYVTPE, encoded by the coding sequence ATGAGACTAAAAGACAAAGTTGCTGTCATCACAGGAGCTGCCAGCGGCATTGGCATGGAAACCTGCTTGCTATTTGCTGAACAAGGCGCCAAAATTGTTGCGGTTGATATTAATGAAAAAGATGGTTTACAGACAGTTGAAAAAATTGAAAAAAATGGTGGCAAAGCTGTTTTTGTAAAAGCTGATGTTTCCAGTAATACCGATTGTAAAAATATGATTGAAGTGGCTATTTCCGAATTTGGCAAGCTGGATATTCTTTTTAATAATGCCGGTATTATGCACAGTAAAGATGATGATGCTGTTAACACAGCAGAGGATGTTTTTGACAAGACTTATGCCATAAATGTAAAAGGCGTTTTCTTTGGCTGTAAATTTGCCATCCCCGTGATGAGAAAAAACGGAAAAGGCGTGATAATAAATACCGCTTCGTTTGTAGCCAAACTTGGTGCAGCTACTCCGCAAATAGCTTATACGGCCAGCAAGGGAGCCGTTTTGGCACTCACCCGCGAATTGGCTGTTGTACATGCCCGTGAAAATATTCGGGTAAATGCCTTGTGTCCCGGACCGCTAAAAACAGAGTTGCTGATGAAATTTTTAGATACGGAAGAAAAGAAACAGCGACGCCTTGTCCATGTACCGATGGGGCGTTTTGGATTGGCAAAGGAGATGGCGCAGGCTGCTTTGTATTTGGCATCGGATGAATCATCTTATGTGACAGGAACTGAGTTTATGGTTGATGGAGGAATTACCTCGGCGTATGTAACACCGGAGTAA